Genomic segment of Panicum virgatum strain AP13 chromosome 2K, P.virgatum_v5, whole genome shotgun sequence:
aGGGGGTCGCGGCACGGCCTCCAGAGGGCCCCGCGGTGCGGCCTCCAGCGGCCCCGGTCCGGCTTCCGGGCGCGATGGCAGCGTGGGAGGTCGCTGTGGCCCGGCGACGCGGAAGCTCGCCCGACAGGGAGGGGGCGCGGCCCGGGGcgcgggatccggcggcggcgcggcccggggcgcgggatccggcggcggcggcggcgcggcccagggcgcgggtccggcggcggcggcacggcccagggcgcgggatccggcggcggcgcggcccggggcacgggatccggcggcggtgcggcacgCGGACCCTGCCCCCCTGGAGCAGAGGCCCCGGCGGcggagaagcagagcagagcagaggaaaGGGCAGCCGGCCcagtggaggcggcggccagcagAGGAGCTAGCACGCtcggcgcaggggcggcggccgaagcagaggaagaagagggaaggggagggaaggaggagagggggggggcggcgccggcggccggcgcgccatggaggcggcggcggcggcagccacgAGAGCTAGTTTGATACCATGCAAAGGAGAGGATAGGAGAGAAtagtggcttgtattcctccaaaccctagaagggtgggatatatagttcctatacacgggcctctagatgggcctctatacatgggctcaatatactccaacagtaTCGAACACTTGAATGTTTCCGATAATCTTCTTGAAGGAAATTTTCCTATGAGCCCAGGGTTAAATCTATCTTCATCCTTTAGGAGTCTCAATTTCTCCATGAACAACCTGAGTGGCAATTTCTCGTTCCTTTGGCTGAGAAACCTCACAAATCTAGAGAGGATAGATCTTTCAGGAAATGTTCGTTTGGCTGTTGGTGTCAATTTCCCTGGATGGACACCTCCATTTCAGCTGAAAGAGCTCGTGCTATCTCGTTGTGACATTGACAAGAAATTTTTTGCCGAGCCACATTTTCTACGCATACAAAATTATCTAGAGGTGCTTGGTTTATCAAATAATAACTTGTCGGGAAGCTTTCCGAGTTGGTTATTTACACAAAAACCAACACTTCTCTACCTTAATCTGGGAAATAACTTGCTATCCTGGTCATTGGACCAGATAGTCCATAGCCGGACAAGTATCCAAGCAATCAGCCTGTCTCAGAATCGTATTTCAGGACATCTACCAGCCAACATCAGCTCAATTTTCCCTAACACAACATTTCTAGATTTCTCTGGCAATAGTATTTCCGGGAGAATACCATCGCATTTGTGCAACATAAGCAGCTTGGAGTATTTGAACCTATCAAATAACAATCTGTCAGGGGAGTTGCCCAGTTGCCTGTTCTCTGATCACCCCATGCTGAAAACTCTGAAGGTCTCAAATAACAAACTAAGTGGCCCTATACTTGGCGGGAAGAGCCATCTGTCGATCAAGTGGGAACTATACCTTGACGGCAACAACTTTGAAGGAGAGCTGCCTCGATATCTGAAAGGGCGTTTTGAATCCATGGGAACGCTGGATTTCCATGGCAATAAACTGTCTGGTAAACCTAAATTTTTTCTGTGGTTCCTTCCTAACCTGTGAAATAGACCCAAGCATTTGCAGCTTGGGCGTTTGGCTTTTAGATATATCTAACAACATCTCGGGCTCTTTACCAAACTGTAGCCAGCCGATACCGCTTAATTTCTTAAACATGTCTAGGAATCGGTTTTCAGGTGATATAGCAACGTCTACAATGTTGAGTAACGCTGGTATTACAGCTTTGGATCTCAGTTACAATCAGTTCACTGGAAACATCGATTGGGTACACAATCTAGAAAGTGTTCGGTACCTTCAATTGGGCAGGAATAAGTTTGAGAGCCAAATTCCTCGGGACCTTTGCAAGCTAGAATACCTGAGGATCATCGACTTGTCGCATAACCGACTGTCAGGTTCGCTGCCACCATGCATCGGTGACCTTCCATTCCAAGGAAAATCATCTGATCAACCGTACTGGGACCTCCGCTGTCTCCGGGTGTTTCATCACCCAGCCTTCAGCTACACCAGCTGCTACGAGCAGAGCGGGTTCAGCTTCGGCACCAAATGGAACCTCTACAATTACCGGAGAGACTTCAGCGACCGGTTCTTCGGCTTCGACCTCTCTGAGAACATGCTGTCCGGCGAGATCCCGCCGGAGCTGGGGCACCTGAGCAGCCTCAAGGCGCTCAACCTGTCCCCCAACTTGTTCGCCGGCCCGATCCCGGCGGCGCTCGCGAACATGAGCGAGATAGAGAGCTTAGACCTGTCCCACAACCAGCTGAGCAGGGCGATACCGTCGGAGCTGTCCCGCCTGTCGGCGCTGGCCGTCTTCTCAGTGGCGTACAATGACCTCTCCGGCTGCGTGTCGGACGCCGTTAAGCTCGGTTCTTTTGATGCGCGGAGCTACGAAGGGAACAGGGACCTCGAGGTGGCGTCGCGGGAAACCGGCGAGTGCACATCCGGATCAGGACCGgacgctccgccgccggcgggaggcAGCGCAGGCGAGGAGGCGGGGGACCCGGTGCTCTACGCGGTCAGTGCTGCCTCGTTCGTCCTGTCGTTATGGGTCACTGTTGGATTCATTTTTTGCCATCCGTTCGGGCAGCGTGTAATACTGAAACTGTAGCCAGTGGTTCTCTTCTGCCGTAAGTTGCATGAATCTATGTAATGTAATCCTCAAATGAACGTGTTTTTGTATGTATGATTTCCTTCTTCCGTTTTTGTATGTATGATTTCCTTCTTCCCtcagaaaataaatattcaatccatttcaaattgtaggttgttttaattttttttaatatatggTCTTTG
This window contains:
- the LOC120673844 gene encoding putative receptor-like protein 8 isoform X1; its protein translation is MAINCLVNLNFFCGSFLTCEIDPSICSLGVWLLDISNNISGSLPNCSQPIPLNFLNMSRNRFSGDIATSTMLSNAGITALDLSYNQFTGNIDWVHNLESVRYLQLGRNKFESQIPRDLCKLEYLRIIDLSHNRLSGSLPPCIGDLPFQGKSSDQPYWDLRCLRVFHHPAFSYTSCYEQSGFSFGTKWNLYNYRRDFSDRFFGFDLSENMLSGEIPPELGHLSSLKALNLSPNLFAGPIPAALANMSEIESLDLSHNQLSRAIPSELSRLSALAVFSVAYNDLSGCVSDAVKLGSFDARSYEGNRDLEVASRETGECTSGSGPDAPPPAGGSAGEEAGDPVLYAVSAASFVLSLWVTVGFIFCHPFGQRVILKL
- the LOC120673844 gene encoding putative receptor-like protein 8 isoform X2, which encodes MVGTLPASGDIATSTMLSNAGITALDLSYNQFTGNIDWVHNLESVRYLQLGRNKFESQIPRDLCKLEYLRIIDLSHNRLSGSLPPCIGDLPFQGKSSDQPYWDLRCLRVFHHPAFSYTSCYEQSGFSFGTKWNLYNYRRDFSDRFFGFDLSENMLSGEIPPELGHLSSLKALNLSPNLFAGPIPAALANMSEIESLDLSHNQLSRAIPSELSRLSALAVFSVAYNDLSGCVSDAVKLGSFDARSYEGNRDLEVASRETGECTSGSGPDAPPPAGGSAGEEAGDPVLYAVSAASFVLSLWVTVGFIFCHPFGQRVILKL